The following are from one region of the Ochotona princeps isolate mOchPri1 chromosome 15, mOchPri1.hap1, whole genome shotgun sequence genome:
- the PPP1R1A gene encoding protein phosphatase 1 regulatory subunit 1A isoform X2 → MVALSEIRRRRPTPATLVLTSDQSSPEVDEDRIPNPLLKSTLAMSPRQRKKMTRTTPTMKELHMMVEQHLGQQQQGEEPDEAGESTGSQECCPPGTTGTGADSRLGSSGTAQKPAQPSPRAQERRSEEAGTGDPATLKSPDCQGASAV, encoded by the exons ATTCGGAGGCGTCGCCCCACCCCGGCCACCCTCGTGCTGACCAGTGACCAGTCTTCCCCAG AGGTGGATGAAGACCGGATTCCCAACCCACTTCTCAAG TCCACCCTGGCTATGTCTCCACGGCAACGGAAGAAGATGACAAGGACCACTCCCACGATGAAAG AGCTGCACATGATGGTTGAACAgcacctggggcagcagcagcaaggagagGAGCCCGACGAAGCCGGCGAGAGTACAGGGAGCCAGGAGTGCTGCCCACCAGGGACCACGGGCACGGGAGCGGACTCCAGGCTGGGCTCCTCTGGCACAGCACAGA AGCCTGCACAGCCCagccccagagctcaggagaggcGCAGTGAGGAAGCTGGCACAggggaccctgccaccctgaaGTCACCGGACTGCCAGGGAGCCAGCGCG gtctga
- the PDE1B gene encoding dual specificity calcium/calmodulin-dependent 3',5'-cyclic nucleotide phosphodiesterase 1B isoform X3, with protein MELSPRSPPEMLESDCPSPLELKSAPSKKMWIKLRSLLRYMVKQLENGEVNIEELKKNLEYTASLLEAVYIDETRQILDTEDELQELRSDAVPSEVRDWLASTFTQQTRAKGRRAEEKPKFRSIVHAVQAGIFVERMFRRTYTSVGPTYSTAVHNCLKIPTVFLMTFLDALETGYGKYKNPYHNQIHAADVTQTVHCFLLRTGMVHCLSEIEVLAIIFAAAIHDYEHTGTTNSFHIQTKSECAILYNDRSVLENHHISSVFRMMQDDEMNIFINLTKDEFVELRALVIEMVLATDMSCHFQQVKTMKTALQQLERIDKPKALSLLLHAADISHPTKQWPVHSRWTKALMEEFFRQGDKEAELGLPFSPLCDRTSTLVAQSQIGFIDFIVEPTFSVLTDVAEKSVQPLVDDDSKSKNQPSFQWRQPSLDVDVGDPNPDVVSFRSTWTKYIQENKQKWKERAASGVTNQMSIDELSPCDEEAPSSPAEDEHNQNGNLD; from the exons GCTGCGTTACATGGTGAAGCAGCTTGAGAACGGGGAGGTGAATATCGAGGAGCTGAAGAAGAACCTGGAATACACGGCGTCTCTGCTGGAGGCCGTCTACATCGATGAGACACG GCAAATCCTGGACACGGAGGACGAGCTGCAGGAGCTGAGGTCTGATGCGGTGCCTTCGGAGGTGCGCGACTGGCTGGCCTCCACTTTCACGCAACAGACTCGCGCCAAAGGCCGCCGCGCGGAGGAGAAGCCCAAGTTCCGTAGCATCGTGCACGCCGTGCAGGCTGGGATCTTCGTGGAACG GATGTTCCGGAGAACATACACCTCCGTGGGCCCCACCTACTCCACCGCTGTCCACAACTGTCTCAAG ATTCCCACTGTGTTTCTGATGACCTTCCTGGATGCCTTGGAGACCGGCTACGGCAAGTATAAGAACCCTTACCACAACCAGATCCACGCAGCTGACGTCACCCAGACTGTCCACTGCTTCTTGCTGCGCACCGGGATGGTG CACTGCCTGTCGGAGATCGAGGTCCTGGCCATCATCTTTGCCGCGGCCATCCACGACTATGAGCACACGGGCACTACCAACAGCTTTCACATCCAGACCAA GTCGGAGTGCGCCATCCTATACAATGACCGCTCGGTGCTGGAGAACCACCACATCAGCTCCGTTTTCCGCATGATGCAGGATGATGAGATGAACATTTTCATCAACCTCACCAAGGACGAGTTTGT AGAGCTGCGGGCCCTGGTCATCGAGATGGTGCTGGCCACTGACATGTCCTGCCATTTCCAGCAAGTGAAGACCATGAAGACAGCACTACAGCAGCtggagag GATCGACAAGCCCAAGGCTCTGTCTCTACTCTTGCACGCTGCTGACATCAGCCACCCCACCAAACAGTGGCCGGTGCACAGCCGTTGGACCAAGGCCCTCATGGAAGAATTCTTCCGCCAG GGTGACaaggaggctgagctgggcctgCCCTTTTCTCCGCTCTGTGATCGCACCTCCACTCTGGTAGCCCAGTCCCAGATAG GTTTCATTGACTTCATAGTGGAGCCCACATTCTCTGTGCTGACCGATGTGGCTGAGAAAAGCGTGCAGCCCCTGGTGGATGACGACTCCAAGTCTAAAAACCAGCCCAG CTTCCAGTGGCGCCAGCCTTCTTTGGACGTGGACGTGGGTGACCCCAACCCTGACGTGGTCAGCTTCCGCTCCACCTGGACCAAATACATCCAGGAGAACAAGCAGAAGTGGAAGGAACGGGCGGCCAGTG GCGTCACCAATCAGATGTCCATTGATGAGCTGTCACCCTGTGATGAGGAGGCCCCATCCTCGCCTGCGGAAGATGAACACAATCAAAATGGGAATCTGGACTAG
- the PDE1B gene encoding dual specificity calcium/calmodulin-dependent 3',5'-cyclic nucleotide phosphodiesterase 1B isoform X1, protein MELSPRSPPEMLESDCPSPLELKSAPSKKMWIKLRSLLRYMVKQLENGEVNIEELKKNLEYTASLLEAVYIDETRQILDTEDELQELRSDAVPSEVRDWLASTFTQQTRAKGRRAEEKPKFRSIVHAVQAGIFVERMFRRTYTSVGPTYSTAVHNCLKNLDLWCFDVFSLNRASEDHALRTIVFELLTRHNLISRFKIPTVFLMTFLDALETGYGKYKNPYHNQIHAADVTQTVHCFLLRTGMVHCLSEIEVLAIIFAAAIHDYEHTGTTNSFHIQTKSECAILYNDRSVLENHHISSVFRMMQDDEMNIFINLTKDEFVELRALVIEMVLATDMSCHFQQVKTMKTALQQLERIDKPKALSLLLHAADISHPTKQWPVHSRWTKALMEEFFRQGDKEAELGLPFSPLCDRTSTLVAQSQIGFIDFIVEPTFSVLTDVAEKSVQPLVDDDSKSKNQPSFQWRQPSLDVDVGDPNPDVVSFRSTWTKYIQENKQKWKERAASGVTNQMSIDELSPCDEEAPSSPAEDEHNQNGNLD, encoded by the exons GCTGCGTTACATGGTGAAGCAGCTTGAGAACGGGGAGGTGAATATCGAGGAGCTGAAGAAGAACCTGGAATACACGGCGTCTCTGCTGGAGGCCGTCTACATCGATGAGACACG GCAAATCCTGGACACGGAGGACGAGCTGCAGGAGCTGAGGTCTGATGCGGTGCCTTCGGAGGTGCGCGACTGGCTGGCCTCCACTTTCACGCAACAGACTCGCGCCAAAGGCCGCCGCGCGGAGGAGAAGCCCAAGTTCCGTAGCATCGTGCACGCCGTGCAGGCTGGGATCTTCGTGGAACG GATGTTCCGGAGAACATACACCTCCGTGGGCCCCACCTACTCCACCGCTGTCCACAACTGTCTCAAG AATCTGGACCTCTGGTGCTTTGATGTCTTTTCCTTGAATCGGGCAAGCGAAGACCATGCGCTGAGGACCATTGTGTTTGAGTTGCTCACTCGGCACAACCTCATCAGCCGCTTCAAG ATTCCCACTGTGTTTCTGATGACCTTCCTGGATGCCTTGGAGACCGGCTACGGCAAGTATAAGAACCCTTACCACAACCAGATCCACGCAGCTGACGTCACCCAGACTGTCCACTGCTTCTTGCTGCGCACCGGGATGGTG CACTGCCTGTCGGAGATCGAGGTCCTGGCCATCATCTTTGCCGCGGCCATCCACGACTATGAGCACACGGGCACTACCAACAGCTTTCACATCCAGACCAA GTCGGAGTGCGCCATCCTATACAATGACCGCTCGGTGCTGGAGAACCACCACATCAGCTCCGTTTTCCGCATGATGCAGGATGATGAGATGAACATTTTCATCAACCTCACCAAGGACGAGTTTGT AGAGCTGCGGGCCCTGGTCATCGAGATGGTGCTGGCCACTGACATGTCCTGCCATTTCCAGCAAGTGAAGACCATGAAGACAGCACTACAGCAGCtggagag GATCGACAAGCCCAAGGCTCTGTCTCTACTCTTGCACGCTGCTGACATCAGCCACCCCACCAAACAGTGGCCGGTGCACAGCCGTTGGACCAAGGCCCTCATGGAAGAATTCTTCCGCCAG GGTGACaaggaggctgagctgggcctgCCCTTTTCTCCGCTCTGTGATCGCACCTCCACTCTGGTAGCCCAGTCCCAGATAG GTTTCATTGACTTCATAGTGGAGCCCACATTCTCTGTGCTGACCGATGTGGCTGAGAAAAGCGTGCAGCCCCTGGTGGATGACGACTCCAAGTCTAAAAACCAGCCCAG CTTCCAGTGGCGCCAGCCTTCTTTGGACGTGGACGTGGGTGACCCCAACCCTGACGTGGTCAGCTTCCGCTCCACCTGGACCAAATACATCCAGGAGAACAAGCAGAAGTGGAAGGAACGGGCGGCCAGTG GCGTCACCAATCAGATGTCCATTGATGAGCTGTCACCCTGTGATGAGGAGGCCCCATCCTCGCCTGCGGAAGATGAACACAATCAAAATGGGAATCTGGACTAG
- the PDE1B gene encoding dual specificity calcium/calmodulin-dependent 3',5'-cyclic nucleotide phosphodiesterase 1B isoform X2, with protein sequence MASSAPVQRSHLQGPILRLRYMVKQLENGEVNIEELKKNLEYTASLLEAVYIDETRQILDTEDELQELRSDAVPSEVRDWLASTFTQQTRAKGRRAEEKPKFRSIVHAVQAGIFVERMFRRTYTSVGPTYSTAVHNCLKNLDLWCFDVFSLNRASEDHALRTIVFELLTRHNLISRFKIPTVFLMTFLDALETGYGKYKNPYHNQIHAADVTQTVHCFLLRTGMVHCLSEIEVLAIIFAAAIHDYEHTGTTNSFHIQTKSECAILYNDRSVLENHHISSVFRMMQDDEMNIFINLTKDEFVELRALVIEMVLATDMSCHFQQVKTMKTALQQLERIDKPKALSLLLHAADISHPTKQWPVHSRWTKALMEEFFRQGDKEAELGLPFSPLCDRTSTLVAQSQIGFIDFIVEPTFSVLTDVAEKSVQPLVDDDSKSKNQPSFQWRQPSLDVDVGDPNPDVVSFRSTWTKYIQENKQKWKERAASGVTNQMSIDELSPCDEEAPSSPAEDEHNQNGNLD encoded by the exons ATGGCAAGCAGTGCTCCTGTTCAAAGGAGCCACCTCCAGGGCCCCATCCTCAG GCTGCGTTACATGGTGAAGCAGCTTGAGAACGGGGAGGTGAATATCGAGGAGCTGAAGAAGAACCTGGAATACACGGCGTCTCTGCTGGAGGCCGTCTACATCGATGAGACACG GCAAATCCTGGACACGGAGGACGAGCTGCAGGAGCTGAGGTCTGATGCGGTGCCTTCGGAGGTGCGCGACTGGCTGGCCTCCACTTTCACGCAACAGACTCGCGCCAAAGGCCGCCGCGCGGAGGAGAAGCCCAAGTTCCGTAGCATCGTGCACGCCGTGCAGGCTGGGATCTTCGTGGAACG GATGTTCCGGAGAACATACACCTCCGTGGGCCCCACCTACTCCACCGCTGTCCACAACTGTCTCAAG AATCTGGACCTCTGGTGCTTTGATGTCTTTTCCTTGAATCGGGCAAGCGAAGACCATGCGCTGAGGACCATTGTGTTTGAGTTGCTCACTCGGCACAACCTCATCAGCCGCTTCAAG ATTCCCACTGTGTTTCTGATGACCTTCCTGGATGCCTTGGAGACCGGCTACGGCAAGTATAAGAACCCTTACCACAACCAGATCCACGCAGCTGACGTCACCCAGACTGTCCACTGCTTCTTGCTGCGCACCGGGATGGTG CACTGCCTGTCGGAGATCGAGGTCCTGGCCATCATCTTTGCCGCGGCCATCCACGACTATGAGCACACGGGCACTACCAACAGCTTTCACATCCAGACCAA GTCGGAGTGCGCCATCCTATACAATGACCGCTCGGTGCTGGAGAACCACCACATCAGCTCCGTTTTCCGCATGATGCAGGATGATGAGATGAACATTTTCATCAACCTCACCAAGGACGAGTTTGT AGAGCTGCGGGCCCTGGTCATCGAGATGGTGCTGGCCACTGACATGTCCTGCCATTTCCAGCAAGTGAAGACCATGAAGACAGCACTACAGCAGCtggagag GATCGACAAGCCCAAGGCTCTGTCTCTACTCTTGCACGCTGCTGACATCAGCCACCCCACCAAACAGTGGCCGGTGCACAGCCGTTGGACCAAGGCCCTCATGGAAGAATTCTTCCGCCAG GGTGACaaggaggctgagctgggcctgCCCTTTTCTCCGCTCTGTGATCGCACCTCCACTCTGGTAGCCCAGTCCCAGATAG GTTTCATTGACTTCATAGTGGAGCCCACATTCTCTGTGCTGACCGATGTGGCTGAGAAAAGCGTGCAGCCCCTGGTGGATGACGACTCCAAGTCTAAAAACCAGCCCAG CTTCCAGTGGCGCCAGCCTTCTTTGGACGTGGACGTGGGTGACCCCAACCCTGACGTGGTCAGCTTCCGCTCCACCTGGACCAAATACATCCAGGAGAACAAGCAGAAGTGGAAGGAACGGGCGGCCAGTG GCGTCACCAATCAGATGTCCATTGATGAGCTGTCACCCTGTGATGAGGAGGCCCCATCCTCGCCTGCGGAAGATGAACACAATCAAAATGGGAATCTGGACTAG
- the PDE1B gene encoding dual specificity calcium/calmodulin-dependent 3',5'-cyclic nucleotide phosphodiesterase 1B isoform X4, with protein sequence MTFLDALETGYGKYKNPYHNQIHAADVTQTVHCFLLRTGMVHCLSEIEVLAIIFAAAIHDYEHTGTTNSFHIQTKSECAILYNDRSVLENHHISSVFRMMQDDEMNIFINLTKDEFVELRALVIEMVLATDMSCHFQQVKTMKTALQQLERIDKPKALSLLLHAADISHPTKQWPVHSRWTKALMEEFFRQGDKEAELGLPFSPLCDRTSTLVAQSQIGFIDFIVEPTFSVLTDVAEKSVQPLVDDDSKSKNQPSFQWRQPSLDVDVGDPNPDVVSFRSTWTKYIQENKQKWKERAASGVTNQMSIDELSPCDEEAPSSPAEDEHNQNGNLD encoded by the exons ATGACCTTCCTGGATGCCTTGGAGACCGGCTACGGCAAGTATAAGAACCCTTACCACAACCAGATCCACGCAGCTGACGTCACCCAGACTGTCCACTGCTTCTTGCTGCGCACCGGGATGGTG CACTGCCTGTCGGAGATCGAGGTCCTGGCCATCATCTTTGCCGCGGCCATCCACGACTATGAGCACACGGGCACTACCAACAGCTTTCACATCCAGACCAA GTCGGAGTGCGCCATCCTATACAATGACCGCTCGGTGCTGGAGAACCACCACATCAGCTCCGTTTTCCGCATGATGCAGGATGATGAGATGAACATTTTCATCAACCTCACCAAGGACGAGTTTGT AGAGCTGCGGGCCCTGGTCATCGAGATGGTGCTGGCCACTGACATGTCCTGCCATTTCCAGCAAGTGAAGACCATGAAGACAGCACTACAGCAGCtggagag GATCGACAAGCCCAAGGCTCTGTCTCTACTCTTGCACGCTGCTGACATCAGCCACCCCACCAAACAGTGGCCGGTGCACAGCCGTTGGACCAAGGCCCTCATGGAAGAATTCTTCCGCCAG GGTGACaaggaggctgagctgggcctgCCCTTTTCTCCGCTCTGTGATCGCACCTCCACTCTGGTAGCCCAGTCCCAGATAG GTTTCATTGACTTCATAGTGGAGCCCACATTCTCTGTGCTGACCGATGTGGCTGAGAAAAGCGTGCAGCCCCTGGTGGATGACGACTCCAAGTCTAAAAACCAGCCCAG CTTCCAGTGGCGCCAGCCTTCTTTGGACGTGGACGTGGGTGACCCCAACCCTGACGTGGTCAGCTTCCGCTCCACCTGGACCAAATACATCCAGGAGAACAAGCAGAAGTGGAAGGAACGGGCGGCCAGTG GCGTCACCAATCAGATGTCCATTGATGAGCTGTCACCCTGTGATGAGGAGGCCCCATCCTCGCCTGCGGAAGATGAACACAATCAAAATGGGAATCTGGACTAG